One Loxodonta africana isolate mLoxAfr1 chromosome 6, mLoxAfr1.hap2, whole genome shotgun sequence DNA window includes the following coding sequences:
- the FZD7 gene encoding frizzled-7 — translation MRGPGAAASRSPLGLRALVLALLGALPAGAGAQPYHGEKGISVPDHGFCQPISIPLCTDIAYNQTILPNLLGHTNQEDAGLEVHQFYPLVKVQCSPELRFFLCSMYAPVCTVLEQAIPPCRSLCERARQGCEALMNKFGFQWPERLRCENFPVHGAGEICVGQNTSDGSGGPGPTAYPTAPYLPDLPFTALPPGAADGRGRSTFPFSCPRQLKVPPYLGYRFLGERDCGAPCEPGRANGLMYFKEEERRFARLWVGVWSVLCCASTLFTVLTYLVDMRRFSYPERPIIFLSGCYFMVALAHVAGFLLEDRAVCVERFSDDGYRTVAQGTKKEGCTILFMVLYFFGMASSIWWVILSLTWFLAAGMKWGHEAIEANSQYFHLAAWAVPAVKTITILAMGQVDGDLLSGVCYVGLSSVDALRGFVLAPLFVYLFIGTSFLLAGFVSLFRIRTIMKHDGTKTEKLEKLMVRIGVFSVLYTVPATIVLACYFYEQAFREHWERTWLLQTCKSYAVPCPPGHFPPMSPDFTVFMIKYLMTMIVGITTGFWIWSGKTLQSWRRFYHRLSHSSKGETAV, via the coding sequence ATGCGGGGCCCCGGCGCGGCCGCGTCGCGCTCGCCCCTGGGCCTACGCGCCCTGGTGCTGGCGCTGCTGGGCGCGCTGCCCGCGGGCGCCGGGGCGCAGCCGTACCACGGCGAGAAGGGCATCTCGGTGCCAGACCATGGCTTCTGCCAGCCCATCTCCATCCCGCTGTGCACGGACATCGCCTACAACCAGACCATCCTGCCCAACCTGCTGGGCCACACGAACCAAGAGGACGCGGGCCTCGAGGTGCACCAATTCTACCCGCTAGTGAAGGTGCAGTGCTCGCCCGAGCTGCGCTTCTTCCTGTGCTCCATGTACGCGCCCGTGTGCACTGTCCTCGAGCAGGCCATCCCGCCGTGCCGTTCTCTGTGTGAGCGCGCCCGCCAGGGTTGCGAGGCGCTCATGAACAAATTCGGCTTCCAGTGGCCGGAGCGGCTGCGCTGCGAGAACTTCCCGGTGCACGGCGCGGGCGAGATCTGCGTGGGCCAGAACACGTCGGACGGCTCCGGGGGCCCCGGCCCCACGGCCTACCCCACCGCGCCCTACCTGCCTGACTTGCCTTTCACTGCGCTGCCCCCGGGGGCCGCAGACGGTAGGGGCCGCTCCACCTTCCCCTTCTCGTGCCCTCGCCAGCTCAAAGTGCCTCCCTACCTGGGCTACCGCTTCTTGGGCGAGCGCGACTGTGGCGCCCCATGCGAGCCCGGCCGCGCCAACGGCCTCATGTACTTTAAGGAGGAGGAGAGGCGTTTCGCCCGCCTCTGGGTGGGCGTGTGGTCGGTGCTGTGCTGCGCTTCGACGCTCTTCACGGTGCTTACCTACCTGGTGGACATGCGGCGCTTCAGCTATCCTGAGCGGCCCATCATCTTCCTGTCGGGCTGCTACTTCATGGTGGCCTTGGCACACGTGGCCGGCTTCCTGCTGGAGGACCGCGCCGTGTGCGTGGAGCGCTTCTCGGACGACGGCTACCGCACGGTGGCGCAGGGCACCAAGAAGGAGGGCTGCACCATCCTTTTCATGGTGCTCTACTTTTTCGGCATGGCCAGCTCCATCTGGTGGGTCATCCTGTCCCTTACCTGGTTCCTGGCGGCCGGCATGAAGTGGGGCCACGAGGCCATTGAGGCCAACTCgcagtacttccacctggccgcATGGGCCGTGCCCGCCGTCAAGACCATCACCATCCTGGCCATGGGCCAGGTGGATGGGGACCTGCTCAGCGGGGTGTGCTACGTTGGCCTGTCGAGCGTGGACGCGCTGCGGGGCTTCGTGCTGGCGCCCCTGTTTGTCTACCTCTTCATCGGCACGTCCTTCCTGCTGGCCGGCTTCGTGTCTCTGTTCCGCATCCGCACCATCATGAAGCACGACGGCACCAAGACCGAGAAGCTGGAGAAGCTCATGGTGCGCATCGGCGTCTTTAGCGTGCTCTACACGGTGCCTGCTACCATCGTGCTGGCCTGCTACTTTTACGAGCAGGCCTTTCGCGAGCACTGGGAGCGCACCTGGCTCCTGCAGACCTGCAAGAGCTACGCCGTGCCCTGCCCGCCCGGCCACTTCCCGCCCATGAGCCCTGACTTCACCGTCTTCATGATCAAGTACCTGATGACCATGATCGTGGGCATCACTACAGGCTTCTGGATCTGGTCGGGCAAGACCCTGCAGTCGTGGCGCCGCTTCTACCACAGACTCAGCCACAGCAGCAAGGGGGAGACTGCGGTATGA